CGGGGTGGATCCGCGTGACGCGGAGCGAGTGCACGTTCAGCCGGGCGTCTGCGGGCCCCTCGGCCACGCGGATCACGCCGGGTCCGCGGCGCATCTGCACGGCGAGCACCAGCGTCCGCCGGGTGGCGCCCTCGGCGAGCGGCGGGTAGCGCACGGTGCGGGTCTGCGCGCGGTCCAGGGCGAAGCCGAGGGCGAGCGGGGTGGATCCGCAGTGGTCGTAGGTGACGGCGACGGAGTGCGGGCCGTCGTGCTCGGCGACGACGGCGAAGTCGAGGTAGCTGCGGCTGCCGGGGTCGGCGTCCCCGGGCGGCGGGGGTGCGCTGGCGTGGACGCGCGAGGCGTCGTCGGCGGGGTAGCAGCGGGGGTGGGGGATGGAGTGCCTCCGGGCGGTGCACGTCGGTGTGTCGGGACGCAGCGTCGGGACCGGCCGGGAAACCGTGCCCGGTCCTGCGGGGGCGGCGCGTCGGGCCGGTGTCGGCGGCGGCGCGTGCATCGTGGACCATCTCGCGCACGTGACGAAAGGGGACGTCGGGTCGGCGCGTCGTTCGGCCCCGGCGATGCGGGGCGACGGGCTCACCATACGGCGTCCGGCCGCGGGGCGCGCGGGCAGCGCCCCCGTCCCCGCGCGCCGCCCCGCCCGGCCGCGTCCCCCGCACGGCGGACGCGGCCGGTGGCGCTCCTCCGTACCGTGGAGGGACGACGCGACGACGGGAGACGCACGATGCAGAGCAGGTGGGCGGCCGCGATCCTCGGCGACCGGGAGGATCCGCGCGCGCGGCTGCTGCGCCGGGCCGAGCCGCGTCTGACGCTGCGGTCCGCCGCGTTCCTCGCGGAGCACGCCGTCGCGCGTCGCGGCCCCGCGTGACGGCCCGCGGATCCCTCCACCACGTAGAGCTGCAGGTGCGCGACCTCGACGCGGCGCTGGCGTCCTGGGGCTGGATCCTCGGCGAGCTCGGCTACGTCGAGGACGCCGGCTGGGCCGACGGCCGGAGCCTCCGCCTCGGCGACGCGTACCTCGTGATCGCCCGGGCCCCGCGCGACGCCCCGCACGACCGGCGCGCTGCGGGCCTCAGCCACCTCGCGTTCCACGCGGGATCCGCCGCGGACGTCGAGCGGCTCTGGGCCGAGGCGCCCGACCACGGCTGGGCGCGCCTCTACGCGGACCGCCACCCGTTCGCCGGCGGGCCCGACCACCGCGCCGCGTTCCTGGAGGACGGCGAGCGGTTCAAGATCGAGCTCGTCGCGGACGCGTAGCCGCCCGGCCGTCGACGCCGGTCGCCCCCGCGCCTGCGACTCGAGTCGCAACCCGGGTGCCGACTCCCGCGCCCTGTGCGGGAGCGCCCCAGCCGGGAGCGTTGCAGGCATGGACACGACACCCCGCTCCACCCCCGCCGCCCCGACCCGCGGCCGCCGCCCCCGGCGCCTCGCCGCGACCGTCGGCGCGCTCGCCCTGGCCCTCGCCATCCCGCTCGCCGCGGGTGCCGCCACCGCCGCGACCCCCGCGGATCCACCGCCCCCTGCCCCGCCGCAGCACCAGCCCGGCGGCCACGACCTCACGCGGGCCGACGTGGACACCTGGCTCGACGGCGTCGTCGGCTCCGCGCTGCAGACCACGGGGATCCCCGGCGCCGCCGTCTCCGTCGTCGCCGACGGGCAGGTGCTCACCTCCCGCGGCTACGGCCTCGCCGACACCGGCACCGAGGGGAGCCCCGCCCGCCGGGTGGATCCCGACGAGACGCTCTTCCGCGTCGGCTCCGTCTCGAAGGTGGTCTCCGCGACGGCCGTCATGCAGCTCGTGGAAGAGGGCCGCCTCGATCTCGACGCCGACGTGCAGCAGCACCTCGACTTCGACCTCGACACCCCGAAGGGCGCGGTCACGCTGCGCCACCTCCTCACCCACACGTCCGGGTTCGAGGAGGTCATCACGGGCCTCATCGGCGTCGCCGGCAGCGAGCGCGACCTCGGCGACGTGATGAGGACGGATCCGCCTGAGCAGGTCTTCGTCCCCGGCACCACGCCCGCCTACTCGAACTACGGCGCGAGCCTCGCGGGCTACGTCGCCGAGCGCGTGGCCGGGACGCCGTTCGTCGACCTCGTGCAGCAGGAGGTGCTCGACCGCGCCGGGATGACCTCGTCGTCCTTCGCGCAGCCGCTGCCCGCCGACCTGGACGCGCGCCTCGCGAAGGGCTACCCGGACGACGCGCAGCCCTCCTACCCGACGGAGGTCGTCAACGCGGCCCCGGCCGGCGCGCTCTCGGCGACCGCATCCGACATGGCCCGCTTCATGCTCGGCCACCTCGGCGACCTGCCCGACGAGCAGGCGCTCCTGGATCCCGCCACCCTCGACGAGATGCACCGTCCCGCCCTCGGCGCCGACCAGCTCGGCACCCTCGCGGTCGGCCAGCGCATGGACCTCGCCTTCTTCGACGACAGCACGCCCGGCGTCCCCGCCTTCGGCCACGACGGCGACACCAACGTCTTCCACACGGCCATGCGCATGTTCCCGGACAGCGACGCCGGCATCTTCGTGACCTTCAACGGCAACGGCCGCGACGCGGTCGACACCCTCGAGCTCCGCACGACCGTGCTGCAGGGCTTCGCCGACCGGTACCTGCGCGAGGACGACGGCACCGCATCCGCCGCCGCGCCCGTGGGTGACCCCGAGGCCGCGGCCGACCTCGCCGGCACCTGGCTCTCCTCCCGCTCCCCGTTCTCGAACCCCGGCGCGCTGCTCGCCCTCAGCGGCCAGACCGAGATCGTCCCGCGCGCCGACGGCACCATCGCGGTGACCCCGAAGCCGCTCGGCGTCACGACGGGCGTCTACGAGAAGGCCGGCGACGACCTGTGGCGCGAGGTGGGCGGCGACGCCGTGCTCGCGACCCGCGCATCCGCGGACGGCGGACCGGTCGACGCGATCTCGTGGGGCGCCTCCTTCACGATGCTGCGGGCGGAGCCGTGGCAGGTCGCGTCCGTGGTGATGCCGCTGCTGCTCGCGTCCGTGGCCGTGCTGCTCGTGTCGGTGATCGTGTGGCCGGCCACCGCGCTCGCCGGGATCGGCCGACGCCGGGCCGCCCGTGCCGACCGCGACGATGCCGCCGTGAGCACCGTCCCGCGACCCCGCCGCAGCCGCGCCCACCTGCTCTCCCGCATCGGCCAGGCCGTGACCCTCGTGGCGCTCGTCGGCTGGTCGGCCGCGGCCGTGCAGGCGCTCTCGTTCGTCGACGTCCCCGCCGGCGCGCTCCGCACCCTGCAGGCGCTGCAGCTCCTCGGCGCCCTCGCGGTGATCCCCGCCGCGCTCGCCGCGTGGCAGGCCGTGCGGACGCGGCGCGGTGCCTGGATCGTCGCCGGGCGGGTCCTCGTGGTCCTCGCGCTGATCGCCGTCGCCGCCTTCGCGGTCGGCTTCCGCCTGCTCGCGCCGAGCGTGAGCTACTGATGCGCGACGACGCGGGCGCGGGCGGCGGCCGTCCCGGCTGCCATGCTCGGAGCGTGACCCAGCCGACGCTCGACGATGCCGCCGCGAGCGCCCGCGTCGTCGCCCGTCCGCGCGGAGCGATCGCCGACGGGGTCCGCGCCGGCCTCGCCCGCGTCGGCATCCGCACGGACGCCGCACGGGACGCGGCCGCCGCCGCGGCCTGGGCGGTCCTCACGGTCCTCCTCCTCGGCGTCCTCGCCGCGCTCGTCTGGGCGGACGGCACCTCGCGCAGCATGTCGCCGGCGCAGGGCGCGCTCATCGGGATCCTCGCGGTCGTCCAGTGCGCGCCCCTCGCCTTCCGCCGCCGGCACCCGCGGTCGACGCTCCTGGCGGTCTCGCTCCTGCAGGGCGCGCTCGTCGCGGTGCTCCCGCCGCACTTCGGGTTCTGGGCGGCCGCGCCCGTCGTCGCGGCGTACACGGTCGGGGCGCAGCTCGCGCCGGCGTCCGCGGTGCGCGTCGTGGCGGCGGCCGTGGGGATCGAGGCCGTCGGCGCGTACCTCGCCGCCACCGGCCAGGTCCGCGGGCTGCTCGTGCCCACGACCGTGGACGTGCGGCTCAGCGTCGACACGGTCATCGCGGCCGCGTCGATCCTCGTCAGCGGCCTCCTCATCGCCGCGGCCGGCGCCGCCGTCGGATCCTGGGTCGCGCTCCGCCGCCGCCACGACCGCGACGTGCTCGCGCGGGCGGCCGAGAGCCTGGAGCACCAGGCGACGCTCAGCCGGGCCGCGGTCGCCGCCGAGCGCACGCGCATGGCCCGCGAGCTGCACGACGTGGCCGCGCACCACCTGACGGCGCTCGTCGTGCAGGCGGGCGCCGCCGAGCGCCTGGTCGACCTCGACCCGGAGCGCGCCAAGGACTCCCTCCGCGGGATCCGCCGCCAGGGCCGCGAGACGCTCGACGCGCTGCGCTCCATCGTCGGGATCCTCCGCCAGGGCTCCGACGGCGAGGGCGGCGGCGAGGCGGGCACCGCCCCCGTGCCGGGCCTCGCCGACCTGC
This genomic interval from Clavibacter michiganensis contains the following:
- a CDS encoding VOC family protein, with the protein product MTARGSLHHVELQVRDLDAALASWGWILGELGYVEDAGWADGRSLRLGDAYLVIARAPRDAPHDRRAAGLSHLAFHAGSAADVERLWAEAPDHGWARLYADRHPFAGGPDHRAAFLEDGERFKIELVADA
- a CDS encoding serine hydrolase domain-containing protein — encoded protein: MDTTPRSTPAAPTRGRRPRRLAATVGALALALAIPLAAGAATAATPADPPPPAPPQHQPGGHDLTRADVDTWLDGVVGSALQTTGIPGAAVSVVADGQVLTSRGYGLADTGTEGSPARRVDPDETLFRVGSVSKVVSATAVMQLVEEGRLDLDADVQQHLDFDLDTPKGAVTLRHLLTHTSGFEEVITGLIGVAGSERDLGDVMRTDPPEQVFVPGTTPAYSNYGASLAGYVAERVAGTPFVDLVQQEVLDRAGMTSSSFAQPLPADLDARLAKGYPDDAQPSYPTEVVNAAPAGALSATASDMARFMLGHLGDLPDEQALLDPATLDEMHRPALGADQLGTLAVGQRMDLAFFDDSTPGVPAFGHDGDTNVFHTAMRMFPDSDAGIFVTFNGNGRDAVDTLELRTTVLQGFADRYLREDDGTASAAAPVGDPEAAADLAGTWLSSRSPFSNPGALLALSGQTEIVPRADGTIAVTPKPLGVTTGVYEKAGDDLWREVGGDAVLATRASADGGPVDAISWGASFTMLRAEPWQVASVVMPLLLASVAVLLVSVIVWPATALAGIGRRRAARADRDDAAVSTVPRPRRSRAHLLSRIGQAVTLVALVGWSAAAVQALSFVDVPAGALRTLQALQLLGALAVIPAALAAWQAVRTRRGAWIVAGRVLVVLALIAVAAFAVGFRLLAPSVSY
- a CDS encoding sensor histidine kinase, whose protein sequence is MTQPTLDDAAASARVVARPRGAIADGVRAGLARVGIRTDAARDAAAAAAWAVLTVLLLGVLAALVWADGTSRSMSPAQGALIGILAVVQCAPLAFRRRHPRSTLLAVSLLQGALVAVLPPHFGFWAAAPVVAAYTVGAQLAPASAVRVVAAAVGIEAVGAYLAATGQVRGLLVPTTVDVRLSVDTVIAAASILVSGLLIAAAGAAVGSWVALRRRHDRDVLARAAESLEHQATLSRAAVAAERTRMARELHDVAAHHLTALVVQAGAAERLVDLDPERAKDSLRGIRRQGRETLDALRSIVGILRQGSDGEGGGEAGTAPVPGLADLPGLVAAARTSGTEVQERTTGEAPALAPLADVTAYRTVQESLANARRHAPGSAVTLTTASGPARIALTIENALPAAAPATAPGYGLVGMRERAALVGGRLEAGPTGSGTWRVRLELPVEPMPVEHVPAPRADA